Proteins encoded in a region of the Ziziphus jujuba cultivar Dongzao chromosome 3, ASM3175591v1 genome:
- the LOC132799164 gene encoding uncharacterized protein LOC132799164, with protein MENTHYHASHPEHPLELKSHHEPAYKCDGCKETGFGKRYRCDLCDFDLHKDCMFLTNKTSHAFFKGSTFEFFEQPPRQNKRCNNCKRYCDACGKQIKGFVYHCQKNDLDLHPCCSNLKEVLKIDGKEFRLSERVDSSCFWCGKVKVQGSFSGARGWSYVSMCNEYHLHVHCATEMVSEVWKNKDKLGNDNNNNNNDCLDLENLKLPKDLAKLRKDGARGNKYWRIIKTILRTIACILMGEPTITMTCLVVELLT; from the coding sequence ATGGAGAATACTCATTACCATGCTAGCCACCCAGAGCACCCACTGGAGCTCAAGTCACATCACGAACCCGCCTACAAATGCGACGGCTGCAAAGAAACAGGCTTTGGAAAGAGATACAGATGCGATCTATGCGACTTCGATCTCCACAAAGATTGCATGTTTCTCACCAACAAAACATCGCATGCATTCTTCAAAGGTTCGACGTTCGAGTTCTTCGAACAACCACCGCGACAAAACAAGCGCTGCAATAACTGCAAAAGATATTGCGATGCATGTGGAAAACAAATCAAGGGTTTTGTTTACCATTGCCAAAAGAATGATCTGGATTTGCACCCTTGTTGCAGTAATCTCAAGGAAGTACTTAAAATCGATGGCAAAGAGTTCCGGCTCAGTGAACGCGTAGATTCGAGCTGTTTTTGGTGCGGAAAAGTGAAAGTTCAAGGCAGTTTTTCGGGTGCAAGAGGCTGGTCTTATGTTTCAATGTGCAACGAGTACCATCTCCATGTTCATTGTGCTACTGAAATGGTTTCCGAGGTTTGGAAAAATAAAGACAAGCTTggtaatgataataacaataataacaatgacTGTTTGGATTTGGAGAATTTGAAGCTTCCGAAGGATCTGGCAAAGTTGAGGAAAGATGGCGCAAGGGGTAATAAGTATTGGAGGATTATAAAAACAATTCTTAGGACAATTGCTTGTATCCTTATGGGTGAACCAACCATTACTATGACTTGCCTCGTTGTTGAATTGCTCACATAA